The DNA window tcacCCAAAAAGTTCGAACAACGTCTGTTGTATGTTCAAGATATTTTAACCTTgaatatacaatgtaatttttcactaaAGAAGTTCGAACAACATCTGTATTTTAACCTTGAATATATGTAAGACTTGGCTAGGCCCTTGCTAGCAAAAAGGgattcaaatattgattttgcCTGTTGAGCTCATTTCTTGCTGATGTATGGAAGACACTTAAGGGTGCAAAATGCAAAGAACCCTCACTGAAGAAAAGACCATAATTGTCAAAATTTCTTTAAGATTGATGTTATGTTTAGTCACAACACACTAGGCAAGGAAAAAACAAACTTGTGCAGTTCAGaacacaaaaacaaagaaactaCAGTTGCTCTCTATATAGCAGACCTAAAACACAACACAAAACAGAAACAACTGTATCTACATCTCACCAGAAATCATCCCCAGCAAAAGGAACAATAACAATGAATTGCATAAACTCTAAAAGAGATTTTAACACACTATCTATAATAGAAGATACCCTCCTATTTGCTGGAGAGAGCAAGCAAACAACCTTGTTTCTGCAACTTAGAGCTTCACCTCTCTGTCATATATCCAGCTAAACGGCATGATTGGTCCTTCTTTTGCCCTCATCTGAGCTCTCTCTTCCAGTCTTCTGATTCTTGCTGTCAACCCGCATACGTATTCCTGAGCTTTCCTTCCTTCTCCTGATAATCCAGTAAGATCAGACACTTTCCATCGACCAACAAGGAACTCCAGTATATCTGCATAGTCACTAGCAGTGTAGACACCAAGACGTTGAGCAACTGCTGAGAAGTGATCAAACAGGTTATCGTCACGACCATCGTACATCAAGTGTGCTGGCATTGCTATCTTTTTCCTCATCATATCAGCAAATGCTAGCACAGTGCCATCAGGGTCGATCTCGAAAAGCTTTTCAACAATCTTGGTATAGGCTGTCTCATGACGCTTCTCGTCTGCAGCAATCGTCCCACAGATTTGAGCCAGCTTGATGTCTCCATGATCCTTAGCAAATCTAGCTGTGTTCCCATGGGATATAAAAGTTGCTCTTTCTTGGAATGATGTGTAAATATATCCCAGGTATGGACTGTTTTCTGTCCTAGGATCCTGAAACATTTTGGACGAAATTGAAATATCCGAAACAGTAAATGGGAACATCAATTTGTATGGCATTAATCAGTAAGAAAACACTTCAAATATCTTTTCTGCCATAAAATGAACATAGTATgtttaaaaaacaaaagaaaatttagcCTGTTCGGATTCTCTTGAGAGatgagttattttctttgtttcgtATGGAGGGGGAGGAAAACAGGGGATTGTAAACCAAAAGATGGAACATGCAAATTTTGAAGAGGCTTAGAGGTGAGTAAATTCAAGTCCATAAGGTTAATGGGACTACATAGCCACTGGTTATATAGTGAAGTTGCACGTAACAACCAACTGACTCTATTTATTTGATAGTCTCAGCATGTATAAGATGTAAAGGGAGATTCTAACTAAATGTGTAAATATGCAATAACTCACCATTCCAGATCCAATCAAGTATTGAATTGTTTTCTCAATTGCTCTCATGTCGACTCTTCCGGAAAGGTAAAGATACTTGTTGAGGAGGTCACCATGCCTGTTCTCTTCGGCAGTCCAAGCTCTTGTCCAAATGGCCCAAGAAGTAGGGCTTGCACCCGTTTCATCACGAACACCATCCAATGTATTAATCATACTCTGATATGTTGGAAGGGCTTCTTCAGTAATCATATCCCCAACAAGAACAACAAGATAATCATCTGGAAGCTCCTTAGCCCTCTCCCTCAATTCCTTGACTTGGTCATGAAATCCATCAGACGCAGGATCGGGCAGGAAATCCTGTGGTTGCCAGCTTTTCTCCACTGGTTTCAGGAGAGTCAATAAATTTTGCTCCGCCCATCCCTCCAGAGATTTAAAAATCTCAATCTTTTGAGGTGGCATAGAGTGTGTTACTTGAACATGAACCTCGCGAGGAGGAGAAAAGGGTTTCTTCAGGTTCTCAACCTCCCTAGACACAATCAAAAAGAAAACCAAATTATAAGAGAGGATGAAGCAAGAAAACTCAATCAACAAAATAATCTTGAAACTGTAAATGAAAACCAAGTACCCCCAATATATGCAAAATTGTCTTTTAAGTTGGTATCATGCTCTCCAGGACCAGAGACATTAGCATGGCAACATATGATTTCAGCATGTTAATTAATGTATGTTCTGAACAAAGGCTGGCAAGATTCGGAAAGGTTCCGGCATTTTGTTCAAAAGATTTCCTAATAATCTTATTTGCCTAATCAGTGGAGACAAGGCTTAACAATTGGATATGATTGAGCAACTCCACTAATATGCTTCTAACAGGTTTTTTTGCCAAGTATCATCAACTAAGGTACAGAAAATGTATCTCCAGGCTTTCCACATATCAATTGGTCGAGCACTTGGCAAAGTAGCTGATGAAGCCACAGGCTAGACTCTGTAGGTATTTTCTAGGTGATAAAGCATTACATTGCAATCCAGCAAAGACTTATCCAAGCATATGCTAAAAACAATTGCAGTGAAATTGATTACAAACCAAACAACATTATATATAGCAGGACTTGGTTAATCTCCACGCATTAACTAAAACTAAGCTATAAATCTTATAGAAGCATGTTAGGGTCACTTCCATGGACCGATGACGAaactattaagaaaaataaatccaCACAATCAAGTTGCTAAGGGGAAGTAGTTTGAGACTCCAAACAAAAAGTAGAGCCAAgggaaaattaagaaaacttgtGCTTTGTAACAATAGAATATGAAAGTATGTTGGAAAACAAGCATAAGCCTAGCCAAATTGACAACTTTGTTGCTGATTGATAACTAATGACTACACCAATTGAGGCAAATGTTTGCATataaaaaagacataaatgtCTTGATACCAGCATCATGCTCAACCAAATCTAAGAATGAAGTGCTTGCCAAGCAAGCAGAAGATTGAAAAACAAAGGTCTAAGCAAACAAGCACTTGTAGTCAAGGTTGTGGCCTAGCAGTCGATAATAATGTAGGTGAAACCCATGGATCAAATCATGGCAAAGACTTTTGGTGACTTCTTCcaacgaaaaagaaaaagacaaacgAACACTTCCTAGTAGCCAGACACCCTGAAAATTCCTAGAACAGCTATGTAAATGGATCGCTGCACAGAAATCCTGAAATTTCAAGCTTTGCTACAAACCTAGCCAGCTCACTGGAATATTCACAAGAATCTCAGTCAATTATATTGATCATGAGACCCGCCCTTCCCCCCATGACCccacaatattttaatttcaaggaAAGTAACATGGATAgctaaaacataaattttaatgCAAAATAAAGGACATGactaaaagaaaatacatatattaCGGAACTATCATATACCAATAGGAGAGAGAGAGATCTTTTATATAATCATTTAGAGAAACTCAAAGAACCTCACTATTGAATCAAAAGATCAAGAATGTAACCAGTTGGGAGCCAACTAGTCATAAAATAAGTCTAACCAACATATCTAGCCAGTGAAACCTAATTCCCAACAAATTAAATTGGACAATGGAAAGACAATTTTAGAATCTGAGCTTCCTtctacataataaaaaaaaatactagacAAGAAAAGATCAGACTTTGTATACCTACCATTAAATTCTCTTAAAGAGTAATTGAACCATCATTGAATAAAACAGTACTCcatcccccccacccccacccaccTCAATTCTCTCTCTGTGTTGTCCATCTCTTCTCAATGTCAGAGCACAAAACTAGTAATAAAACCTGAATACTCAACATATAAAGGCATATAGTATAAGTACAACAGAGAACATAAAATTTAATCAGCATGCTACAAGACATTCAGGTAAATTGACAATGTCATTTGTATAAAACTTCAGAACCAGCACCCAATTATCAATTCATACAAGAAATcccaaacttaaaaaaaaaactcttcatACCCCAAAATAAAACTAATCAAATCTCCTGAGATTTACATAAAAAGAACCCCACTTTCAGATAAATCACTTCACAAGACAAAAACAGAactaaattaaacaaaaacCCAATAAAAAAACAATCTTTTTTAACAAAGATCCAACCTTTGATATAAGAAATCAAAAGGGGCTAATGGATTTcaagaataaacaaaaaaacaacttACAATAAACTCAAACTCACccaaaaaatctttctttaacaaaacaaaaattgaaaaaagcacaaaagaaaaggaaaaaaaaagatacccACTTTGTACCAGAACTAAGGCTTGCAGCCATGAAGAACTTGGGAGATCTAAGACTGAGCATAGGTGGAAgagcaaaagaagaagaatacttGTGAGATTGAAAGTTAATGGCATTCAGCTTCAAAGCCATTTCTCAATCctttttcttgctttttttttctGTAGTGATTTAAGCAGGATTTGTTTCCTCCACAGAAGTGAAAGCGAAGAGCAAACTTATATGAGAGAAAAAAGCCAAATGGTGGGTTACTCCTACACCAGTTGGACTCACAAGTGTCTTTCAACAAAATTTTGCCCCCCACTGTTTTTCTCATTTACCTGTGGGTAACATTAAAAACAAAATGTTTTTATGTTATACCGTCCTATTTTATTTGAGGTAGTTTGATTAGgcatgaaatttaaaaaagaaaggaagaattttaaaatttgtggttcaaaatgagtgatagaaatttgtgtcgctgtaaattatttcattaagggtaaaataaatattttatagttaaattgttacttgatataaaaatatatcatttttttggggacggactaaaaaagaaaataagtccaataaattgagatagagggAGTATGTTTTATACCGTCAAACATCGTTATAATGACGgtgttaaataaaaatattacattagtaatagttttttttgaaaaaaattatgactataattaatgaatattgtttaaataaaaaaatcattttaaatatttgtatttgaaatttatgtgtATGAtagtaataaatttattatgtgTATGGtattaattatcataaatataagaataaaatattatgacatAATCTTTGACTATAAGTGTTATAAGAAGGTTAATTTACAAAGAGTGTACAATTATAGCAAAGgtagaaaagtaaaataatattgtaaagaaataaaatataacagAAAAGATTAATTTTGTAGAAAACCGTTAATagtaaaatattgttataacAGGTTTGACGGTatttgcattattattattattatttgttttttacattttattaaagaaaattgcTTGATGTGGTGGTAAGTAACTTGATTGTGTTTTTAGGGTTAAactttttttaactaaaaaaagaagatataaaaGTAAGTGTgtgcattttttttgtttggttttgtattatttgatttggattttttgatttttggttttgaaaaagtgaaattcaatccgaattaaaataaatttgatttgtttgatttttctcttttcggtttgatttttttagttcgcttattcggttatgtcaataattaataaacatatcaaagttatatttgcaatttgaaaagaaaaaaaatataaggagaagcaataatattgaatctcttaaatatactttctaatataaataacaagtaaaacttaaaacacaatacgTAAAAGTATTCCAATGATAATTTATAAATgtccaaacaaaaaatataaactaaatcaTATTGAAAGGtggtaaaaaggaacaaaagtgATTAcctccaacttaattctaaacgattttttggtttttgattttgatttttataaatCTGAaaccaaactaaaaaaaaacaaacaggatattattaatccaaaaccaaataaaaaaattaaaaaatcaatacaaattaaaatttaatttgatttgatttttttatttaattcgaATAGTCCACATCCGTGCGTAAAAGTCAAGGGCATGTTTTGAATTAGCGTGTAAATATtgacaaaatagaaaaatgaaaagaattttgATGTGGTCGAGGAAAGAGTAGAGAAATAGTGTTAATTTAAAGGTAGAATAAACCTTTGCCAAGTATATTCCACTTGGcattatttattgttatttgcATTGCATGACATCCATTTGTTTACTTCGTTTCTTTATTATTTGACAAGTTTTCAAACATGCACGTTGCAACTTGCAACCCCACCCCCCCTAACGGCCTAACTACACCATATATATATTAACGGCCTAACTacaccatatatatatactagaggAGCATAGCCCGTGCTTAGCACAGGCCCaacattttacatttttaaagtAGTAAATGCTTGATGATACACAACAGTAAGCGTCATTGGCTATATTGATACAAAAGTGTGTCGCTTAGTTTACATAAGAGAACACCTTCATAGATAATATAGACattcttaaattaattaaaacaaaataaaatcataaataccTAAAAAATGGCTCATCTAATCCTCAGATCTTAAACTCAGGTAAGAGAGTTGAACTACTTCTAAAGAAGTGCATAAAATAACTATTCAACATATGCGCCAGGGTGAGGCTGATGATACAAACACAGCTGAAATATGTTGTTCAAAACGTTGGACAAGTCTATTTTCTCCGAGTCCATTATGGTAAGGAATAACATCAACAAAGGTTGTTCATAAGGTTGTGCATCAGACTCTAGTTCAGCTTTTGTTGACCTCTTCTATGAATATGTTCCAAGATTTGAATTCACAATGTAGTACTACAATGTTAATCAGAGTCATTAGCTGAGATAAGACCATCATTAAGCCAGTCATATTGGCCACAATTAAggcaatatatagaaaaactaCTATGTCAAGTAGGGGTCGAACCTATGACTTTCTGCTTAGGAAAGAGATACTCTATCCGCTGAGCTACATGCGTTTATTGTGCTCTCTCCTACGTTAAGACTTGTAGGAAAGCATTTTCTAttctttgaattaatttttaatatacttGTTTTATTCTTCACTTTGTGCCACAAAACATGTTTTTGCAGTAAAATAATTTACAGAGAATTTAGATAACACAATACTCTAAAGAAACATATCATCATAAGTTAGAATTGCAAGGAAAGAAGAAAGTCTAAGTTACATTATATTTCAAGCTTATCAATTCAAAAGTCAGGAAAAGAATCAAATCTTGATAGAATGTTTTACTTAAGAAACTATTTCATTGTGCAAGAAGATACCACTCAGTACATTGTTCCCTAACCTGGAATGGTGTGACTCTAGTTAACTTTGTGTTTCAGGTCTCCggataattttaataaaatatttccaaaagataAATAGATGTTTATCCACAAACACATGCaaagataattattaaattataaatattaaaa is part of the Solanum stenotomum isolate F172 chromosome 8, ASM1918654v1, whole genome shotgun sequence genome and encodes:
- the LOC125872398 gene encoding stearoyl-[acyl-carrier-protein] 9-desaturase, chloroplastic gives rise to the protein MALKLNAINFQSHKYSSSFALPPMLSLRSPKFFMAASLSSGTKEVENLKKPFSPPREVHVQVTHSMPPQKIEIFKSLEGWAEQNLLTLLKPVEKSWQPQDFLPDPASDGFHDQVKELRERAKELPDDYLVVLVGDMITEEALPTYQSMINTLDGVRDETGASPTSWAIWTRAWTAEENRHGDLLNKYLYLSGRVDMRAIEKTIQYLIGSGMDPRTENSPYLGYIYTSFQERATFISHGNTARFAKDHGDIKLAQICGTIAADEKRHETAYTKIVEKLFEIDPDGTVLAFADMMRKKIAMPAHLMYDGRDDNLFDHFSAVAQRLGVYTASDYADILEFLVGRWKVSDLTGLSGEGRKAQEYVCGLTARIRRLEERAQMRAKEGPIMPFSWIYDREVKL